One window of Kosakonia cowanii JCM 10956 = DSM 18146 genomic DNA carries:
- the bcsA gene encoding UDP-forming cellulose synthase catalytic subunit, whose amino-acid sequence MIRLATWLLIPPVGARLNARYQHYRDHGAPRFSAALGCFWAILAWMFIPLEHPRWQQLRAQQNHWFPHIDPDRPRPLDPARYLIQTLWLMVTLPLGAPRSPRRQHFARLRVLRGRWHNFLETLPERMTQRTGHLDNKKELGHINPKVRRIILGTVVVFSFLLAILCITQPFNPLSQFVFLILLWGVALLVRRIPGRFSVLMLVVLSLTVSCRYIWWRYTSTLNWDDPVSLVCGLVLLFAETYAWIVLVLGYFQVIWPLNRQPVPLPKDMSLWPSVDIFVPTYNEDLNVVKNTIYASLGIDWPKDKLKVWILDDGGREEFRQFAKQVGVEYIARTSHEHAKAGNINNALKYAKGEFVSIFDCDHVPTRSFLQMTMGWFLKEKKLAMMQTPHHFFSPDPFERNLGRFRKTPNEGTLFYGLVQDGNDMWDATFFCGSCAVIRRGPLDQIGGIAVETVTEDAHTSLRLHRLGNTSAYMRIPQAAGLATESLSAHIGQRIRWARGMVQIFRLDNPLMGKGLKFAQRLCYVNAMFHFLSGIPRLIFLTAPLAFLLLHAYIIYAPAIMIALFVMPHMVHASLTNSKIQGKFRHSFWSEIYETVLAWYIAPPTLVALINPHKGKFNVTAKGGLVEEEYVDWVISRPYIFLVLLNLLGVAVGIWRYFYGPENEILTVFVSIAWVFYNMVILGGAVAVSVESKQVRRAHRVEMTMPAAIAREDGHLFSCTVQDFSDGGLGIKINGQAQVLEGQKVSLLLKRGQQEYAFPATVARVNGNEVGLQLLPLTTKQHIDFVQCTFARADTWALWQDSFPEDKPLESLLDILKLGFRGYRHLAEFAPSSVKVIFRSLTALVSWVVSFIPRRPERNVAVQQPMT is encoded by the coding sequence ATGATTCGCCTTGCCACCTGGCTGCTTATTCCGCCAGTGGGCGCGCGGTTGAACGCGCGCTATCAGCATTATCGCGACCATGGCGCACCGCGTTTTAGCGCGGCATTGGGCTGTTTCTGGGCGATCCTCGCCTGGATGTTTATCCCGCTGGAGCACCCGCGCTGGCAGCAGCTTCGTGCGCAGCAGAACCACTGGTTTCCGCATATCGATCCTGACCGTCCGCGCCCGCTCGACCCGGCGCGCTACCTGATTCAAACTCTGTGGCTGATGGTGACGCTCCCGCTGGGCGCGCCGAGATCGCCGCGTCGCCAGCACTTTGCCCGTCTTCGCGTGCTGCGCGGGCGCTGGCATAACTTCCTTGAAACGCTGCCGGAGCGCATGACACAGCGCACCGGTCATCTCGACAATAAAAAAGAGCTGGGGCACATCAACCCGAAAGTGCGGCGCATTATTCTTGGCACCGTGGTGGTCTTCTCGTTCCTGCTCGCCATTTTATGTATTACCCAGCCCTTTAACCCGCTGTCGCAATTCGTCTTTTTGATTCTGCTGTGGGGCGTGGCGCTGCTGGTGCGGCGCATTCCGGGGCGCTTCTCGGTGCTGATGCTGGTGGTGCTCTCCCTGACGGTCTCCTGCCGCTACATCTGGTGGCGCTACACCTCGACCCTCAACTGGGACGACCCGGTCAGCCTGGTGTGCGGCCTGGTGCTGCTGTTTGCTGAAACCTATGCGTGGATTGTGCTGGTGCTCGGCTACTTCCAGGTGATCTGGCCCCTTAACCGCCAGCCGGTGCCGCTGCCGAAAGATATGTCGCTCTGGCCGTCGGTCGATATTTTTGTTCCGACCTACAACGAAGATCTCAACGTGGTGAAAAACACCATTTACGCCTCGCTGGGTATCGACTGGCCGAAAGATAAGCTCAAGGTCTGGATTCTGGATGATGGCGGCCGCGAAGAGTTTCGCCAGTTCGCCAAACAGGTCGGCGTTGAGTACATCGCCCGTACCAGCCATGAGCATGCGAAAGCGGGCAACATCAACAATGCCCTCAAGTATGCGAAGGGGGAGTTCGTGTCGATCTTCGACTGCGACCACGTGCCGACGCGCTCCTTCCTGCAGATGACCATGGGCTGGTTCCTGAAAGAGAAGAAGCTGGCGATGATGCAGACCCCGCACCACTTCTTCTCGCCGGATCCGTTTGAACGCAACCTCGGGCGTTTTCGTAAAACGCCGAACGAAGGCACGCTCTTTTACGGCCTGGTGCAGGATGGCAACGATATGTGGGATGCCACCTTCTTCTGCGGCTCCTGTGCGGTGATCCGCCGCGGGCCGCTGGATCAGATTGGCGGCATTGCGGTTGAGACGGTAACGGAAGATGCGCACACCTCGCTGCGCCTGCACCGCCTTGGCAACACCTCCGCGTATATGCGTATTCCGCAGGCGGCGGGGCTGGCGACCGAGAGCCTCTCGGCGCATATCGGGCAGCGTATCCGCTGGGCGCGCGGCATGGTGCAGATTTTCCGCCTCGATAACCCATTGATGGGCAAAGGGCTGAAGTTTGCCCAGCGGCTCTGCTACGTCAACGCCATGTTCCACTTCCTGTCGGGCATTCCGCGGCTTATCTTCCTGACCGCGCCGCTGGCGTTTCTGCTGCTGCATGCCTACATCATCTATGCCCCGGCGATCATGATTGCGCTCTTTGTGATGCCGCATATGGTGCACGCCAGCCTGACTAACTCAAAAATCCAGGGCAAGTTCCGCCACTCCTTCTGGAGTGAGATCTACGAAACGGTGCTGGCGTGGTATATCGCACCGCCAACGTTGGTGGCGCTGATTAACCCGCACAAAGGGAAGTTCAACGTTACCGCTAAAGGCGGGCTGGTCGAAGAGGAGTATGTCGACTGGGTGATCTCGCGCCCCTATATCTTCCTCGTGCTGCTCAACCTGCTCGGCGTGGCGGTCGGCATCTGGCGCTACTTCTACGGCCCGGAAAATGAAATTCTCACGGTTTTCGTCAGTATCGCGTGGGTCTTCTACAACATGGTGATCCTCGGCGGCGCGGTGGCGGTGTCGGTGGAGAGCAAACAGGTGCGCCGCGCGCACCGCGTGGAGATGACCATGCCAGCGGCGATTGCCCGTGAAGATGGGCACCTCTTCTCCTGTACCGTGCAGGACTTCTCTGACGGTGGGCTGGGCATCAAGATCAACGGTCAGGCGCAGGTGCTGGAAGGGCAGAAGGTGAGCCTGCTGCTTAAACGCGGCCAGCAGGAGTACGCCTTCCCGGCGACCGTAGCGCGCGTCAACGGTAATGAAGTGGGTCTGCAACTGCTGCCGCTGACCACCAAACAGCATATCGATTTTGTGCAGTGTACCTTCGCCCGCGCCGATACCTGGGCGCTGTGGCAGGACAGCTTCCCGGAGGATAAACCTCTGGAGAGCCTGCTGGATATTTTAAAACTGGGTTTCCGCGGCTACCGCCATCTCGCGGAATTTGCTCCATCGTCCGTCAAAGTGATTTTCCGCTCGCTCACCGCGCTGGTGTCCTGGGTGGTGTCATTTATTCCGCGCCGCCCGGAACGGAATGTGGCCGTGCAGCAACCGATGACGTGA
- the bcsB gene encoding cellulose biosynthesis cyclic di-GMP-binding regulatory protein BcsB, translated as MKRKLSWMCAVAVGMSTLAPMMTHAAPAQPAPSVPAVAPATQPVVTPAPGETESVTPTMPTEGQTVIGQVMPGVQGANAPVVAANAPSRDVKLTFAEIAPPPGSMVLRGINPNGGIEFGTRSDEVVSNAVLNLEYTPSPSLLPVQSQLKVYLNDELMGVLPVTKEQLGKKTQAQMPINPLFITDFNRVRLEFVGHYRDVCENPASSTLWLDIGRSSSLDLTYQKLSVKNDLSHFPIPFYDPRDNRPLTLPVVFASAPDIAQQQAAAIVASWFGSRTGWRGQTFPVSYNALPESNAIIFATNDKRPDFLKDLPPAKGPTISMVNHPNNPYLKLLVISGRDDKDLLQAAKGIAQGNVLFRGESVTVDEVKPLLARQPYDAPNWVRTDRAVTFGELKGYEEQLQATGLQPSSINLSLNLPPDLYLLRSTGIDMNLNYRYTAPPTKDGSRMDISLNNQFLQYFNLTGTQESNNLLLRLPVLQGLLDSKTDVSIPALKLGAVNQLRFDFQYMNPMPGGTIDNCVTFQQVPNRVVIGDDSTIDFSKYYHFLAMPDLRAFANAGFPFSRMADLSQTIVVTPPQPTPAQVSTLLDSLGTVGAQTGFPAINVQLTSDGNQIKDKDADIMIIGAIPPELKDDKHIDLLVNAAQSWVKTPLRQTPFASIVPDAADRQADTQTGITSDGPMAAIIGFQSPYNDQRSVVALLADSPRGYELLNGAINDSGKRAAIYGSVTVIRESGVNGLRVGDIYYVGHLPWFERIWYALANHPVLLAVLAAVCVVLMAWVLWRLLRIISRRRLDPSDHE; from the coding sequence ATGAAAAGAAAATTATCCTGGATGTGTGCAGTGGCAGTGGGGATGAGCACGCTGGCCCCAATGATGACCCACGCAGCGCCTGCGCAACCCGCGCCGAGCGTGCCCGCCGTCGCGCCAGCGACTCAACCGGTGGTCACGCCTGCGCCGGGAGAGACGGAGAGCGTTACGCCAACCATGCCGACCGAAGGCCAGACTGTCATTGGCCAGGTGATGCCTGGCGTGCAGGGGGCGAATGCGCCTGTGGTGGCCGCCAATGCGCCGTCACGCGACGTGAAACTCACCTTCGCCGAGATCGCGCCGCCGCCGGGCAGCATGGTGCTGCGCGGTATCAACCCGAATGGCGGGATTGAGTTCGGTACGCGTAGCGATGAAGTGGTCTCGAATGCGGTGCTCAACCTTGAGTACACGCCGTCGCCGTCGCTGTTACCGGTGCAGTCGCAGCTGAAGGTCTATCTCAACGATGAGCTGATGGGCGTGCTGCCGGTGACCAAAGAGCAACTGGGTAAGAAAACCCAGGCGCAGATGCCGATCAACCCGCTGTTTATCACCGACTTTAACCGCGTGCGGCTGGAGTTTGTCGGCCACTATCGCGACGTGTGTGAAAACCCGGCCAGCTCAACGCTGTGGCTCGATATCGGGCGCAGCAGTTCGCTCGATCTCACCTACCAGAAGCTGTCGGTGAAAAACGATCTCTCCCACTTCCCGATCCCGTTCTACGACCCGCGCGATAACCGCCCGCTGACGCTGCCGGTGGTTTTCGCCAGCGCGCCGGATATCGCGCAGCAGCAGGCGGCGGCGATTGTCGCTTCGTGGTTCGGTTCACGCACCGGCTGGCGCGGGCAGACCTTCCCGGTCTCCTATAACGCGCTGCCGGAGAGCAACGCCATTATCTTTGCCACCAACGATAAGCGTCCTGATTTCCTTAAAGATTTGCCGCCAGCGAAGGGGCCGACCATCTCAATGGTTAACCACCCGAACAACCCTTACCTGAAGCTGCTGGTGATCAGCGGGCGTGACGATAAGGATCTGCTGCAGGCGGCGAAAGGCATTGCCCAGGGCAATGTGCTGTTCCGCGGCGAGAGCGTGACGGTGGATGAGGTGAAACCGCTGCTGGCCCGCCAGCCTTACGATGCGCCAAACTGGGTGCGCACCGACCGCGCGGTGACCTTTGGCGAGCTGAAAGGCTACGAAGAGCAGCTGCAGGCGACCGGCCTGCAGCCCTCGTCCATCAATCTGTCGCTGAACCTGCCGCCGGATCTCTATCTGCTGCGCAGCACCGGCATCGACATGAACCTCAACTATCGCTATACCGCGCCGCCGACCAAAGATGGCTCGCGGATGGATATCAGCCTGAATAACCAGTTCCTGCAATACTTCAACCTGACCGGCACCCAGGAGAGCAACAACCTGCTGCTGCGTCTGCCGGTGCTGCAAGGGCTGCTCGACAGCAAAACGGATGTCTCCATTCCGGCGCTGAAACTCGGCGCGGTGAACCAGCTGCGCTTCGATTTCCAGTATATGAACCCGATGCCGGGCGGCACGATTGATAACTGCGTTACTTTCCAGCAGGTGCCGAACCGCGTGGTGATTGGCGATGACTCCACCATCGACTTCTCGAAGTATTACCACTTCCTCGCGATGCCGGATCTGCGTGCCTTTGCCAATGCGGGCTTCCCGTTCAGCCGCATGGCGGATCTGTCGCAAACCATCGTTGTGACGCCGCCGCAGCCGACGCCGGCACAGGTCTCCACGCTGCTCGACTCGTTGGGCACGGTAGGCGCGCAGACCGGTTTCCCGGCAATTAACGTGCAGCTAACCAGCGATGGCAACCAGATCAAGGATAAAGACGCCGATATCATGATCATCGGTGCCATTCCGCCTGAGCTGAAAGATGATAAGCATATCGATCTGCTGGTGAATGCCGCCCAGAGCTGGGTGAAAACCCCGCTGCGCCAGACGCCGTTCGCGTCGATTGTGCCGGATGCAGCCGACCGCCAGGCCGATACGCAAACCGGCATTACTTCTGATGGCCCGATGGCGGCGATTATCGGCTTCCAGTCACCGTACAACGACCAGCGTAGCGTGGTGGCGCTGCTTGCCGACAGCCCGCGCGGTTATGAGTTGCTGAATGGCGCGATTAACGACAGCGGCAAGCGCGCGGCGATCTACGGCTCGGTGACGGTGATCCGTGAATCGGGGGTAAATGGCCTGCGCGTTGGCGATATTTACTACGTTGGCCACCTACCGTGGTTTGAGCGCATCTGGTATGCGCTGGCGAACCATCCGGTGCTGCTGGCGGTGCTGGCTGCGGTTTGCGTGGTGTTGATGGCGTGGGTGCTGTGGCGTCTGCTGCGTATCATCAGCCGCCGCCGTCTTGACCCTTCGGATCATGAGTAA
- the bcsZ gene encoding cellulose synthase complex periplasmic endoglucanase BcsZ, with amino-acid sequence MKSVRWVVMAMLVMAAMNVRAACSWPAWDHFKQAYISDGGRVIDPSDSRKITTSEGQSYALFFALAANDRAMFDKVLRWTEDNLAAGSLNKQLPAWLWGKKADNGWEVLDTNSASDADIWIAWSLLEAGRLWKEDRYSQLGKSLLTRIAKEEVVTVPGLGSMLLPGKVSFAEPTTWRFNPSYLPPQLASYFTRFGAPWSTLRETNLRLLLETAPKGFSPDWVRYEKGKGWQLQPGKTLVSSYDAIRVYLWVGMMNDADPQKARLLNKLKPMATATIKNGVVPEKVDVASGQIRGDGPVGFSASMLPFLQDRDAQAVQRQRVADHYPGDDAYFSAVLTLFGQGWDQHRFRFTSRGELQPDWGAECTSSS; translated from the coding sequence ATGAAAAGCGTACGCTGGGTGGTGATGGCGATGCTGGTGATGGCGGCGATGAACGTTCGCGCCGCCTGTAGCTGGCCGGCCTGGGACCACTTTAAACAGGCCTATATCAGCGACGGCGGGCGCGTTATCGACCCGAGCGATTCGCGCAAAATCACCACCTCGGAAGGGCAGAGTTATGCGCTCTTCTTCGCGCTGGCGGCTAACGATCGCGCCATGTTCGATAAAGTTTTGCGCTGGACCGAAGATAATCTCGCCGCAGGCTCGCTGAACAAGCAGCTTCCCGCCTGGCTGTGGGGCAAGAAGGCCGATAACGGCTGGGAAGTGCTCGACACCAACTCTGCCTCTGACGCCGATATCTGGATCGCCTGGTCGCTGCTGGAGGCGGGCAGGCTGTGGAAAGAGGATCGCTACAGCCAGTTGGGTAAATCCCTGCTGACACGGATTGCGAAAGAGGAAGTGGTGACGGTGCCGGGGCTCGGTTCCATGCTGCTGCCGGGTAAGGTCAGCTTCGCTGAACCGACAACGTGGCGCTTTAATCCGAGCTACCTCCCGCCGCAGCTGGCGAGCTACTTCACCCGCTTTGGCGCGCCGTGGTCGACGCTGCGTGAAACCAACCTGCGCCTGCTGCTGGAGACCGCGCCGAAAGGCTTCTCACCGGACTGGGTGCGCTACGAGAAGGGTAAAGGGTGGCAGCTACAGCCAGGTAAAACGCTGGTCAGCAGCTACGATGCCATCCGCGTCTATCTCTGGGTCGGCATGATGAATGATGCCGATCCGCAAAAAGCGCGCCTGCTCAACAAACTGAAGCCGATGGCGACTGCCACCATAAAAAATGGCGTGGTGCCGGAGAAGGTGGATGTTGCCAGCGGGCAGATCCGCGGCGATGGCCCGGTTGGTTTTTCCGCCTCGATGCTTCCCTTCTTGCAGGATCGTGACGCACAGGCCGTGCAGCGCCAGCGCGTTGCTGACCACTATCCCGGCGATGATGCCTACTTCAGCGCGGTGCTGACGCTGTTCGGCCAGGGCTGGGATCAACACCGTTTTCGCTTCACCTCTCGCGGTGAGTTACAACCTGACTGGGGCGCGGAATGCACAAGTTCGTCGTAA
- the bcsC gene encoding cellulose synthase complex outer membrane protein BcsC, which produces MHKFVVSFLCVSIGLSLAPAAGAAEPTSAQQQLLSQVRLGESARREDLVRQSLYRLELIDPDNPEVVAARMRYLLRQGDSAGAQKQLDRLKQLAPDSSAYKASVTTMALSSAEGRQALQQARLQATTGHTQEAIAAYDALFKGNPPEGDIAVEYWLLVAKVPARHNEAVSRLQALNSRNPGNAQLQGGLAQMLFADGRDAEGYALLEEMAKSNAGRDTAAGLWYQQIQRMPVSDASVKALQHFLTIFSAGDTVDNARSLLAAQQKQLADPAFRARATGLAAVDAGQGGKAIGELQQAVNANSADSEAVGALGQAYSQRGDRARAVAQFEKAIAMDPNSGNRSKWDSLLQTNRYWLLIQQGDAALKANNPAQAERYYQQARATDNSDSYAVLGLGDAAAARKDNAAAKTFYRQALRMDSENTNAVRGLANIYRAESPEKAESFIRSLNASQRRSIDDIERGLNNDRLAQQAEALESKGKWAQAAALQRQRLALDPGSVWITYRLASDLRQAGQAGEADSLMRQLATQKAGDAEQVYAYGLYLSGTERAQAALNHLNTLPKAQWNSNIQELADRLQSNQLLDRANRLRDSGHEDEAIALLTQQPASTRLDLTLADWAQQRGDATEAQDYYQRALKREPANQEALLGLAELYAYSGNPLAARAQLAKLPAASASGEPPSINTQRRLALVENQLGDSASAKRIFSAIVPQAKAQPPSMESALVLRDAARFEAQNGAPQQALEHYKEAMVAAGITPQRPADNDTFTRLTRNDERDDWLKRGVRSDAADLYRQQDLNVTLQHEYSGSSGTGGYSDLKGHTTMLQADTPLADGRLLLRADMVDMDVGTFSQKADGTYSPNFGTCGDITCVGGNRHQSDRGVSIGAGWRNERWGMDIGTTPMGFNVVDVVGGVSYSGDAGPLGYTVDLHRRAISSSLLAFGGQKDPNTGKTWGGVRANGATLSLSYDKGEANGVWASLGADTLQGKNVDDNWRVRWMTGYYYKLINENNRRVTVGLNNMIWHYDKDLSNYTLGQGGYYSPQEYLSFAVPVLWRQRTENWSWELGGSASWSHSRNKTMPRYPRLDLIPSEFRNRARDIPESGSHSNGFGYTARALVERRVTNNWFVGAGIDIQQAKDYTPSHGMIYVRYSGAGWQGDMDMPLQPLVPQADW; this is translated from the coding sequence ATGCACAAGTTCGTCGTAAGTTTTCTTTGTGTTTCAATCGGCCTCTCGCTGGCACCTGCCGCCGGGGCGGCCGAGCCAACCAGCGCGCAGCAGCAGTTGCTGTCGCAGGTGCGTCTGGGCGAAAGCGCGCGCCGCGAAGATCTGGTGCGCCAGTCGCTCTATCGCCTTGAACTGATCGACCCCGATAACCCTGAAGTGGTGGCGGCGCGTATGCGCTATCTGCTGCGCCAGGGCGACAGTGCCGGTGCGCAGAAACAGCTCGACCGCTTAAAGCAATTGGCACCGGACTCCAGCGCCTATAAAGCGTCGGTGACGACGATGGCGCTCTCCTCGGCTGAAGGCCGCCAGGCGCTGCAACAGGCGCGTTTACAAGCTACCACCGGCCACACGCAGGAGGCGATTGCCGCCTATGACGCGCTGTTTAAAGGCAACCCGCCGGAAGGTGATATCGCCGTTGAGTACTGGCTGCTGGTGGCAAAAGTGCCGGCGCGCCACAACGAGGCGGTCAGCCGATTGCAGGCTCTGAACAGCCGTAACCCCGGAAATGCGCAGTTGCAGGGCGGTCTGGCGCAGATGCTGTTTGCCGACGGGCGCGATGCCGAGGGCTACGCGCTACTGGAGGAGATGGCGAAATCGAACGCCGGGCGCGACACCGCAGCCGGGCTCTGGTATCAGCAGATCCAGCGTATGCCGGTCAGCGATGCCAGCGTGAAAGCATTACAACATTTTCTGACTATCTTCTCCGCTGGCGACACGGTCGATAACGCTCGTTCCCTGCTGGCGGCGCAGCAAAAACAGCTGGCTGACCCGGCGTTTCGCGCCCGTGCCACCGGCCTTGCGGCAGTCGATGCCGGGCAGGGTGGGAAAGCGATTGGTGAGCTACAGCAGGCGGTTAATGCTAACAGTGCCGACAGCGAAGCCGTCGGCGCGCTGGGCCAGGCTTATTCCCAACGCGGCGATCGCGCCCGCGCGGTGGCGCAGTTTGAAAAAGCGATCGCCATGGATCCAAACAGCGGCAATCGCAGCAAGTGGGACAGCCTGCTGCAAACCAACCGCTACTGGCTGCTGATCCAGCAGGGCGATGCGGCGTTAAAAGCCAATAATCCGGCGCAGGCCGAGCGTTACTACCAGCAGGCACGGGCAACGGATAATAGCGACAGCTACGCGGTGCTCGGCCTCGGTGACGCGGCGGCAGCGCGCAAAGATAACGCCGCGGCAAAGACCTTCTACCGCCAGGCGCTGCGTATGGACAGTGAAAACACCAATGCTGTGCGCGGGCTGGCCAATATTTACCGCGCCGAGTCGCCGGAAAAAGCCGAAAGCTTTATCCGCTCCCTCAACGCCAGCCAGCGGCGCAGTATCGACGATATTGAACGCGGCCTGAACAATGATCGCTTAGCGCAGCAGGCCGAGGCGCTGGAGAGCAAAGGCAAGTGGGCGCAGGCCGCCGCGCTGCAACGCCAGCGGCTGGCGCTCGATCCGGGCAGCGTCTGGATCACCTACCGGCTGGCGAGCGATCTGCGCCAGGCCGGGCAGGCGGGTGAAGCAGACAGCCTGATGCGGCAACTGGCGACGCAGAAAGCGGGCGATGCGGAGCAGGTTTACGCCTACGGGCTCTATCTCTCCGGCACCGAGCGGGCACAGGCAGCGCTGAATCACCTCAACACGCTGCCGAAAGCGCAGTGGAACAGCAATATTCAGGAGCTGGCCGACCGGCTGCAAAGCAACCAACTGCTGGATCGGGCGAACCGTCTGCGCGACAGTGGCCACGAAGATGAGGCTATCGCTCTATTAACCCAGCAACCGGCGAGCACGCGGCTCGATTTAACCCTTGCCGACTGGGCGCAGCAGCGCGGCGACGCCACCGAGGCGCAGGATTACTATCAGCGCGCGCTCAAGCGGGAACCGGCTAATCAAGAGGCTCTGCTCGGGCTGGCTGAACTCTATGCCTACAGCGGCAATCCGCTGGCGGCGCGGGCGCAGCTGGCGAAACTGCCTGCGGCCTCAGCCAGCGGCGAACCGCCCTCGATCAACACCCAGCGGCGACTGGCGCTGGTAGAGAATCAGCTTGGCGATAGCGCCAGCGCAAAACGCATTTTCAGCGCCATTGTGCCGCAGGCCAAAGCGCAGCCGCCGTCGATGGAGAGCGCGCTGGTGCTGCGCGATGCCGCACGGTTTGAGGCGCAGAACGGCGCGCCACAGCAGGCGCTGGAGCACTATAAAGAGGCGATGGTCGCCGCAGGCATTACGCCGCAGCGCCCTGCCGATAACGACACTTTTACTCGCCTGACGCGCAACGATGAGCGTGATGACTGGCTGAAGCGCGGCGTGCGCAGCGATGCGGCGGATCTCTATCGCCAGCAGGATCTCAACGTCACGCTGCAACATGAGTACTCCGGCTCCAGCGGCACCGGCGGCTATTCCGATTTGAAAGGCCACACCACCATGTTGCAGGCGGATACGCCGCTGGCAGACGGACGGCTGTTGCTGCGCGCCGACATGGTGGATATGGATGTTGGTACCTTCAGCCAAAAAGCCGATGGCACCTACAGCCCGAACTTTGGTACCTGTGGAGACATTACTTGCGTGGGCGGTAACCGCCATCAGTCCGATCGCGGCGTCAGTATTGGCGCAGGCTGGCGTAACGAGCGCTGGGGGATGGATATCGGCACTACGCCGATGGGCTTTAACGTTGTCGATGTGGTTGGCGGCGTGAGCTACAGCGGAGATGCCGGGCCGCTCGGTTACACCGTTGATCTACACCGTCGCGCTATCTCCAGCTCGCTGCTGGCCTTTGGCGGGCAGAAAGATCCCAACACCGGGAAAACCTGGGGCGGGGTGCGCGCCAACGGCGCTACGCTGAGCCTCAGTTACGATAAGGGTGAAGCCAACGGCGTCTGGGCAAGCCTCGGCGCGGATACGCTGCAGGGGAAAAACGTCGACGATAACTGGCGCGTGCGCTGGATGACCGGCTACTACTACAAGCTGATTAACGAGAATAATCGTCGCGTTACCGTCGGTCTGAACAACATGATCTGGCACTACGACAAAGACCTGAGCAACTACACGCTGGGCCAGGGCGGTTACTACAGCCCGCAGGAGTACCTCTCGTTCGCGGTGCCGGTGCTGTGGCGTCAACGCACCGAGAACTGGTCGTGGGAGCTGGGCGGTTCCGCGTCGTGGTCCCATTCGCGTAATAAAACCATGCCGCGCTATCCGCGTTTAGATCTCATTCCGTCAGAATTCCGCAATCGCGCACGTGATATCCCTGAGAGCGGAAGCCACAGTAACGGCTTTGGTTATACGGCGCGGGCGCTGGTCGAGCGGCGGGTGACCAACAACTGGTTTGTCGGTGCGGGCATTGATATTCAGCAGGCGAAAGATTACACCCCAAGCCACGGGATGATTTATGTGCGCTACTCCGGCGCGGGCTGGCAGGGTGACATGGATATGCCGCTACAACCGCTGGTGCCGCAGGCCGACTGGTAA
- a CDS encoding dicarboxylate/amino acid:cation symporter yields the protein MKTSLFKSLYFQVLTAIAIGILLGHYYPELGAQMKPLGDGFVKLIKMIIAPVIFCTVVTGIAGMESMKAVGRTGAVALLYFEIVSTLALIIGLIIVNVVQPGAGMNVDPSTLDAKAVAVYAEQAQSQGIVAFIMDVIPASVIGAFASGNILQVLLFAVLFGFALHRLGHKGQLIFNVIESFSQVIFGIINMIMRLAPIGAFGAMAFTIGKYGVGSLVQLGQLIICFYATCILFVVIVLGTIARVTGFNIFKFIRYIREELLIVLGTSSSESALPRMLEKMERLGCRKSVVGLVIPTGYSFNLDGTSIYLTMAAVFIAQATNSHMDIFHQITLLVVLLLSSKGAAGVTGSGFIVLAATLSAVGHLPVAGLALILGIDRFMSEARALTNLVGNGVATIVVAKWVKELDEKQLNDTLNNRTSAAKTSEISS from the coding sequence ATGAAAACCTCCCTGTTTAAAAGTCTCTACTTTCAGGTCCTGACAGCGATCGCTATCGGTATTTTGCTTGGCCATTACTACCCTGAACTCGGCGCACAGATGAAACCCCTTGGTGATGGCTTCGTGAAGCTCATCAAGATGATCATCGCGCCGGTTATCTTCTGTACCGTTGTTACCGGTATTGCCGGTATGGAGAGCATGAAAGCGGTCGGGCGTACCGGCGCGGTGGCACTGCTCTACTTTGAAATTGTCAGTACGCTGGCGCTGATCATCGGCCTGATTATCGTCAACGTCGTGCAACCCGGCGCAGGGATGAACGTCGATCCCTCCACCCTCGATGCCAAGGCGGTAGCTGTCTACGCCGAACAGGCGCAGTCGCAGGGGATTGTGGCGTTTATTATGGATGTCATCCCGGCGAGCGTGATTGGCGCTTTTGCCAGCGGCAACATCCTGCAAGTGCTGCTCTTCGCCGTGCTGTTTGGCTTTGCCCTGCATCGACTGGGCCACAAAGGCCAGCTGATTTTTAACGTCATCGAAAGCTTCTCGCAGGTGATTTTCGGCATCATCAACATGATCATGCGCCTGGCGCCCATCGGTGCGTTCGGGGCGATGGCCTTCACCATCGGTAAATATGGCGTCGGGTCGCTGGTGCAGCTGGGTCAGTTGATCATCTGCTTCTACGCAACCTGTATTCTGTTTGTGGTGATTGTGCTCGGGACTATCGCCCGCGTCACCGGCTTCAACATCTTCAAATTCATTCGCTATATCCGTGAAGAGTTGCTGATTGTGCTGGGGACCTCCTCCTCCGAATCGGCGCTGCCGCGCATGCTGGAGAAGATGGAGCGCCTGGGCTGCCGCAAATCGGTGGTAGGTCTGGTGATCCCGACCGGTTATTCGTTCAACCTGGATGGCACCTCTATCTACCTGACGATGGCGGCGGTGTTTATTGCGCAGGCGACCAACAGCCATATGGATATTTTCCATCAGATCACTCTGCTGGTGGTGCTGCTGCTCTCCTCCAAAGGGGCGGCCGGGGTTACGGGTAGCGGCTTTATCGTGCTGGCGGCGACGCTTTCTGCGGTTGGCCACCTGCCGGTTGCGGGCCTGGCGCTGATCCTCGGTATTGACCGCTTTATGTCCGAAGCGCGTGCGCTGACCAACCTGGTCGGTAACGGCGTAGCGACCATTGTGGTGGCGAAATGGGTTAAAGAGCTGGATGAAAAACAGCTCAACGATACGCTTAATAATCGAACCAGCGCCGCAAAAACGTCAGAAATCTCTTCATAA